The genomic DNA AGAACCGGGGCCGGCGAAGAGGGGCTGTGACATGGGCCCGTTCCTTATCCGCGGTGGGCGCGGACGCCGGTGCGTCCACGGTCACCACGCGCCCTGGCGGACGAGGTGGCGGCGGAGCTTCCCGGTGGCGGTACGCGGCAGCGTGGGTACGAAGCTGACGCTGCGGGGGACCTGGACCGCGGCCAGGTTGTCGCGGGCCAGGCAGACCAGGTCGGCCTCAAGACCTACGGGTATCGGAGTGACGGGCACGACGAAGGCCCGGAGCCTGCCCGCGCCGCGCGCGTCGGTGACGGCCGCGACCGCGATCTCCCTGACCGCCGGATGAGTCCCCAGCAGGGCCTCCACCTCCAGCGGGGAGACGGTGCTGCCGCCGACCGTCTCCATGTCGTCGGTCCGGCCGAGGTGCCGGTAGGTGCCGTCCGGTTCCCGACGGGCCCGGTCCCGGGTGGCGAGCCAGCCGCCGACGAGGGTGCGGTCCGTCTCCTCGGGCAGGTTCAGATAGCCGGGCGTCAACGAAGGTCCGCGTACCCACAGTTCACCCTCCTCGCCCGCCCCCACGGGGCGCCCCGAGCGGTCCCGCAGCTCCACCTCGAAGCCGGGCACCGGGCGGCCGACGGTCCCCGGGTGATGGTGGTCGAAGCTGTTGGCGCAGAACGCGTGCCCGGCCTCGGTGGAGCCGAGCTGCTCCAGAACGGGCGCGCCGAGCAGCTCGGCGACCTGCTCCGCCAACCCGGCGGGCATGCCCTCGCCGGCCGACACCGCGGCCCGTACGGACGCGAAACACGCCATGTGCCCGACCGCCCGGTCCGCCACGAGGGCGGCGTACGCCGACGGGACGGAGTAGAGCAGGGTCACCCGGTGCCGGGCGACGAGTCCGTCGACGGCCGCGGGGGTCGGGCGCCCGTCGACCAGTACGGCGGAGGAGCCGGAGAACAGCGGGAAGACGAAGGCGTTGCCGAACCCGTAGGCGAAGAACAGCTTGGACACCGAGAGGGTGACGTCGTCCGCGGTGATCCGCAGCAGCCGTCGGCCGATGAGTTCGTGGTAAGTCCCCGGGTCGCCGTGACAGTGGACGACGCCCTTGGGTCTGCCCGTAGTACCGGAGGTGTACTGGATGTACAGCGGGGTGCGCGGCCCGACCGGGTGGGCGTCGGCGGCGGGCGAGGCGGTGCCGGCGAGCGCGACCAGCTGATCGGCGCCCAGCCGCCGCCGGTGCGCGAAGCGTCTCTCCAGCCCCGGTCCGGTCACGCACAGCGCGGCCTCGGCGTCGTCGGCCATGAACTCGTGCTCGGCCGGGGTGAGTTCGGGGTTGACGGGGACCGCGACGGCGCCGAGACGGGCGGTGGCGAGGAAAGCCGTCACCCAGGCGAGGGAGTCGGGCAGCGCGAGCAGTACCCGGTCGCCCGGGCGGACTCCGTGCTCGGCGAGCACGGTGGCCGTGCGGGCCGCGAGGTCGTGCACCTCGCCGTGGGTCCAGACCTGGTGGCCCTGGCGGAACGCGGGGCGCCCGGTCCAGCCACGGCGCTCGGCCCGGCCGGCGAGTACGGCCGCGAGGTTGTCGGACGTGCCCGCTTCGGCCGGACTCAGGGTGGGCAGCGGCGCCCTCATCGGACCGCCTCCTTCAGCGGGAGCGTGCGGGCGGCGGGCCGCAGGCCGGCGATCCGGTCGCGGTGGGCGCGCATCGGTGCGGCCGTCTTCAGCAGCATCTCGTCGTACTCGCCGACCGGATCGGAGCCGAGGACGATCGCACCGCCCGCGCCGAGGTGCATCTCCCCGTCGGTGAACACGGCCGTGCGGCTGGCGATGGCGAGGTCCGCGCCCCCACTGCACCCGAAGTAGCCGATGGCTCCGGAGTACACCCCGCGGGCCTCGGTCTCCAGCGAGTCGATGATCTCCATCGTGCGCAGTTTCGGCGCCCCGGTCACCGAACCTCCGGGGAAGCAGACACGTACGCAGTCCACCGCTCCGATGCCCTCGCGCAGCCGCCCCTCGACGGTGGAGACCAACTGGTGCACGGTGGCGCACGTCTCGGTCGCCATCAGGCGGGTGACCTTCACCGTCCCGGTCCGGCAGACCCGGCCCAGGTCGTTGCGGAGCAGGTCGACGATCACCAGGTTCTCCGCGCGGGTCTTGTCGTCCGTGGTGAGCGCGTCCCGTAGCCGGGCGTCCTCCTCCGGCCGCTCGCCGCGGGGCGCGGTGCCCTTGACGGGTCTGGCCTCGGCGACGCCGTCGCGGGTGATCCGCAGAAAACGCTCGGGGGACGAGCCGGCCACATCGAGGTCACCGAACCGCAGATAGGCCGCGTACGGCGCCGGGTCGAGACGACGCAGTACCCGGTAGAAGTCGTAGGGGTCGTACGGGGCGGGCAGCCTGGCCGCGTTGGTCAGACAGATCTCGTAACTGGTGCCGTCCTTGAGTTCCCGCTTGCAGGTCCCGATGTCCGCGAGGTAGGTCGTACGGTCGCGGACCAGCCACGGCTCCACGGCATCGAGGCGGGGTGCCGTCGGCCGCGGCGGGGCGGTCGGCTTGGCCGAGGACACGAAACTGAGCTGGGCCATCGCCGCGTCGAGCCAGTCGGCCGCTTGCTGTGCGCCCTGCCGGGTGTTCTCGGCGAGACAGACGGCGTAGGTGGCTCCGTCCTGATGGTCCACTGCGATCAGCCGGTCGGCGAACAGCCAGCAGGCGTCGGGAGTTCGGGCCCGATGACGGTTGACGGAACCGCAGTCGGCCTTCACCTCGTAGCCGAAGTAGCCCACATACCCGCCGGTGAAGTCGAACGGCAGTCCCGTGGCATCCACCTGACGGGTCACCAACTGCCGTTTCAGGTAGTCGAAGACGCTGGCCCTGACCTTGCGCACGGGCCGCCCGGGCCGCTCGATCTCACAGAGGCCGCTCTCGACGTCGTACCGTACGAACTCGGCCAGCGGTCCGGTGCCGTCACCGAAGAACGAGAAACGGGACTGTCCCTCCTCGACCCGGGAGCTGTCGAGCCAGAACGCGCGGGGCGCGTCGGTGTACATCCGGGTGAAGGCCGCCTCGGCGTCCACGGCCACGTCGATCCGCCGGGTGTGAAGGCGGTGGGACGGGGCCACGCGACGGGGCCGGGGGACCAGCACGGCGGGTGCTGCCCCGGCCCCCTCGGCGCTTGGGGACGGGGGCCGCACGGGGGGCTCGGTCGTGCGCGTTCCGGACGTACGGGCCTTGGCCGTGCGAGTCTCGCGGGCGCGGGAGGCCGTCAGCTCGCGGAAGTTCACGAACATCCGGTGGCCGAACTCGGTGAGGACGGACTCCGGGTGGAACTGCACCCCCCACAGCGGCCGGGAGCGGTGCCGCAGTCCCATCAGCACGCCGTCCTCCGCCCAGGCGGTGGGCTCCAGGCTCAGTGGCAGCGGTTCCCGTACCGACAGGGAGTGGTAGCGGACCGCGGTGAACTGCTGGGGCAGGCCCTCGAACAGGTCCTGGCCGTTGTGCCGGACGGTGGACAGATGGCCGTGGCGGGGCTCCGGTGCCGGGGTCACCCAGGCCCGCTCCCCCGCCGCGATGCCCTGGTGGCCGAGGCAGACGCCCAGCACGGGCACGGGGGCCGCGGCGAGCAGCTCGCCGACGATGCCGAAGTCACGTCTCTTCGCGGGGTGTCCGGGCCCCGGCGACACCACCACGTTGGCGAAATCCCGGAGATCCGGAATGTCGTCCGGCGGGGCGTCATTGAGGACGACCACCGGCTCCTCGCCGTTCACCTCGGCGATCAGCTGGAACAGGTTGTACGTGTACGAGTCGTAATTGTCGATGAGCAGGGTCTTCACCCGCCCACCTCCCTTTGTTCGTTCTCAGCCTTGCGCAGTCCACCGTTCGGGCCGGCCAGGAATGCCTGAAGCGACGGAGTGCGGATGAGAGAATTGAGGCTGCCAAGACAGGGGAGCACGGCCAGGTTGAAGAGAAGTACCGGCGGGAAAACCGTGCTCACATCGACGAACCGCAGTTTCCATTTCGGTGGCGGACGCGGTGCGGCCGGGGTGACGGTCCCCGAGTCGAACCAGGCCGTCGAGCCGTGCACAATCCGGTCCCCGGCCTCCCGGGCGAGCTCGTCCGCGCGGGCCGACCACTGGATTCCGGTGACCGAGGCGTCCCAGTCCCGGGCGGAACCACCGCAGCCGAAGCGGTAGACCACATGCCACTCCGCCCCTCCCCCGACCAGCACGCCACCACCGAGAAACCCTGACTGTCCCGCGCTCGCCCACAGAAGGGCCCACCCCCAGGAGTGGAAGCCTGACTCACGGCCCGGCACCACGTGATACGCCCCGGCGACGGTAACGGAATTCCTGGTCACCCCTTCGGATACGAGACAAGGGCGCCGCCTGTTCAACTCTCAATAGAATCCTTTCACAACAGCCCGGAACGCACGATTTGCCGGATTTTCACGCATCTTCATATCTTTTGTCACACGCTACTTCGGGTAACTTGAGAAAACTTCCGAAACCGCTTACTGAGAGGAATCGAGCGGACCCGCATCGCACTCGAACCGGACCGCGAAAACGTAACTGTTCATCCGGTTTCAACGGCACATAAAAAGCCCTGACGCACGGCGACACTCATTTCGGCCGGAGCGAGTTCGGCGTCCCGGGTATGCCGTACTTCCGGTTGCGAGCGGGCACCCCGCGTGAGTGACTTGGCGTGCTTTTCTCATCACGCAAAGACAAGGAAGTGCCATGTCCCCCGACTCAGCGGACAGGGCTACGGCTCGCGCCGTCTGGTCCGACTTCTGTGCGGTCTCACCCAGCCCGGAACTGCGGGACCGGCTGCGGAGCGATCTCCAACGCATACGTGAGACCAACACCGGACTCGCCGCCCACATAGCGCCGGCCCGTACCCCTCGCCGGCCCGGCTTCGACGACGGCACGATCATTCCCCCCGAGGAGTTCCCCGCCGGAACTCCCGCGGCCAGAATCCGCGCCGCCGCCGCCGAGCGCGCCCCACTGCGGGGGACCGTCCGGGTGATCGTGGTCCTGGTGGACTTCCCCGACAAGGAGCTGACGGCCACCGCCCAGCACTTCAGGGACCTCTTCTTCTCGGAGAACACGCTGGAACACGGCAGCGTGCGGGACTACTTCAAAGAGGTCACCCACGGCCTGGTCAGCATCTCGGGCGAGGTCGTCGGCCCGGTCACGCTGCCGCACACACTCGCCTGGTACGCCAACAACAACTTCGGGATCGGCCGTCCCTCCGGTGAGGCCCGGGCCAACATCATGGCCAGGGACGCCGCCATCCAGGCCGACCCGTCGATCAACTACGCCCCGTACGACAACGACGGCAACGGTTTCGTCGACGCCTTCGTCCTCGTGCACGCGGGCGAAGGCGGCGAGGTCACCGGTGAGCCCGGCGATCTGTGGTCCCACAAGTGGACCCTGCCCAAGCCCTACCCCTCGGACGGCGCCAAGATCTACGGCTACCTCACCATCCCGGAGGACGCCAAGATCGGCGTCTGCGCGCACGAGCTCGGCCACCTTCTCTTCGGCTTCCCCGACCTCTACGACATCGACGGCACCTCCGAAGGAGTCGGCGACTGGTGCCTCATGAGCGGGGGTTCATGGGGTGGAGGCGGCGACATCCCCGTCCATCCCTCCGCCTGGTGCAAGGCCCAACAGCAGTGGGTCTCCACCCAGCGCGTCACAACCGACGGAACGCTGGCGCTGCCTGATGTGAAGAACGGCTTCGAGGTGCACCAGCTGTGGAAGCGCGGCGCCCCGGGCCGCGAGTACTTCCTGCTGGAGAACCGGCAGCAGACCGGCTACGACAGGTCCCTGCCCGCCCCGGGGCTGCTCATCTGGCACGTGGACGAGAACCAGCCCGACAACAGCGACGAGAACCACTACAAGGTGGGGCTCGTACAGGCCGACGGCTGTCGCGCCCTGGAACAGGGAGGCAACCGCGGCGACGAGGGCGACCCCTACCCGGGAAGCACGGGCAACACCGCCTTCACCAATGGCAGCGATCCGTCCTCCCACTCCTACGCCGGAGCCGAGACCGGGGTGTCCATCACCGGCGTCTCGGCACCCGGTGAGGTGATGACGGCCCACGTGTCACTGGCCCCCAGCCCGACCGAGCGCATGACCACCGAGCGCATGACGGCCGAGCGCATGACAGCGGCAGCAGGCACCGGCGCCCGGGCCGAGACCACCCCCGAACTCGCCGGCGAGATCCTGGAGATACAGGCCCGGCTGGCGGCGATGGAGCAAGACCTCGCGAGCATCGCCTCCAAGGTCCTCACTCCCCTCGTCCACACGGGGATGCAGTCCGACGCGGCCCAGATGACGGCGGCACACGGCAACGGCCGACCGATACCGCAGTAATCCATGGTGCAGGCGATCGAGAACCTGACCACCTTGCGAATCCGCCTGATCAGCAGGGCCCCGCACCCCCGGCTCGCCGAATGGGACCAGGTGGCGGCCGACATCCTCGATGCCGACCCGGTGCGGGGCTACGCCGACCTGCTGTCGCACCGTGTGGGCGGGCGCGTGGAGCTGGCGATACGCCGCGACCTCCTCGACGGCGCGGCTCCCGGTGCGGTCATCCGGCTGCGGGCCAAGCTCGCCGCCGGCGAGATCGTGGCCGAACCGCACCCGCCACCTGGGGAGTTCACCATCACGCCCGCGACGCCGTGACGGACCTGACGAGGGTGGCACTCGCCCAACGCCCACTGGCGATACTCGGCATCGCGCGTACATGACCACGAACCGGACGATGACGCCGCTCGGGGTTGTGCCGATCCCGGCGCGCATCGTGACCCGCCGACATTCGACGCGCATGGCTGGCCGAATGTCCGCGATCGAAAACCTGGCGAGGTCGCGGAAGGCTCAAGGATGTGCCCGGAATTCTGGTCCCCTATCGGCCGACCGGCGCGATACACCCGGATGGGTCAAGAACTGGTTTTCGAGTTTCGCGTAAATTTTCGACGGGAACCTATTTGTCGCAGTTCATGACGATAGACCGGAGGAGCCCATGTCCCAGAAGGATTCCGTCGAGGTGGAACCGACGACCGACGCGGACGAGGAAACGCTGGACCGTGCGCTGGCTTCCGGCGCGGTCGCCGACACGTCCGGGTCCGAGGTGAGTACGAGCAATTCGCGCCCCGGCGGCGGGCCAGGGATCGCCGGACGGCCCGATGGCCGCCCGGTCGCCCGCAAGCACCCGGCTTCAGGATAAAGGAGGCGCCATGTCCCTGAATCTCAAGAACAACTACCACCAACCGGTCTGGGCGATGGTCGAATGGCACCACCCGAACTGCTCCGACGGCGGAGACTGGATGAAGAAGGGCTGGTGGAAAATCGGCCCCGGGCAGACCTCGACCGTTTTCGGCGATGACGTCCACGCGGTGAACCCGATCTGGTACTGCTACGCGCACTCGAGCGACGGTCTCGAATGGCGGGACCGCTTTCAGGAACTCGTTCCGACCCATGCCTTCGAGTGGTGTTCGAACACCGCCGACACGAGTTCGCGGACGATCCTCATGAACGAGTTCGTCGTGAGCCGCCCGAACCACGTGCACACGTTTTTGGCGCCGTAGCGGTCAGGCCGCCGCGCGCGTGAGGCGGAGGGTCGCCGTGACCGTGGTCAGGCCGCGCATCATGCTCAGCTGGTTCCAGCCCATGCCGAACTGGTCGCGGTCCGCGGTGAACTCGGCCGCCAGCGTGATCGCGTCGGAGTCCGCCCGCGTGACGCGCGCCGTGAACGACTGGGGCCGGCTGATGCCGCGCACGGTCAGCTGGCCGGCCACCTGAACAGTGTCGCCCGGGCCGGCTTCGGCGGTGCGTACGGCGAACGTGATCTCGGGGTGGTTCTCGACATCGAAGAAGTCGGCGGAGCGCAGATGCGTGTCGCGCTTGGCGTTCTTCGTGTCGAGGGAAGCGGCCTCCAGGGTGATCGTGCCGTGGGCGGTGCCGTCGGGCTCGACCTCACCCTGACCGCTGATCGAGGTGAAGGCGCCCTTGACGGTGACCAGACCCCACATCGTCTTGTGCCGGACGGCGACGGTGGAGGCGGTCCGGTCGAGCTGCCACAGGCCGGTTTCGACGGCGAGGGTCATGAGCGTTCTCCTGACAGGAAAGTGGAGGGACCCGGGCAGGGGGTGCCTCGGGCGGACGACCACCATGTCGTCCAATTTTGAATGACTTCACGCTAGCCCATCATCCAAAATTGAACAACCAACTCTTCCAAAATTGGACGACCGGTAGAATCAGGGCCATGGCCGAACCCTCTGCTCCCGCGGACCTGCCCGAGCACGTCCAGACGCCCCAGGACGGGCTGCTGCCGGCCGAACTTCGGGCGTGGATGCTGCTGCTCGCCGCGACCGGCGCGATCGAGCAGCAGCTGCGCGCCGTCGTCAAAGACGCCCTCGGGATCTCCCACGACGAGTTCCTGGTGCTGTGCCTGCTCGCGGACCAGCCCGGCAGCGGCCTGCGCATGACGCGGATCGCGGAACTTCTGGGCCGCCCCAAGACCCGGCTGACCTACCAGGTCGCCTGCCTCCAGCACGCGGGCCTGGTCACTCGGCAGTCGGTGTGCGGCGACAAGCGCGGGGTCCAGGTCACCCTCACCGACAAGGCGCGTCGCGCGCTCAGCGAGGCCTCCGTACCGATGGCCGACGCCGTCAGCGAGGCCCTCGCCCGTACCATCGGCCCCGCCCAGCGCGAAGCGATGTACGGCCTGCTGCCCACCGATTCCTGCCCGCCCGACGACGCGTGAGCCGCACGCCCGAAGCGTGACCGGCGCACAGCCCGCACAGTCCTGCGGCGCCGCTGGGCGGCTCGGAATCAGAAGCCGGGGAGCACCCGGCGCGGGTCGTCCGGGGCCGGACCGTCACCCGTGAAGGACACGGTGCGCCGAGGACGGCGTCGGGCCGGGCCGGATCGCCGTTGGTGAGCGCGACCGGGTCGCCCGCTTCACGGCGGTCACGTGTCACACGGCGGCCTGGAACGACCGCTCGGCAAAGCCCGTCGACGCGGCGCGTTCGGCCACGTCACCCCAGGCCGGCGCGTGGGCGGCCCGGCCGTCGAAGCAGGGCGACCAGGGCGAAGCCGGGCGACCAGGACGACGGGATGGAGCGGGCTAGGACCGACGGCGCGGCTTGCCTCGCTTGCCCGGCTTGGCGCCGCCCCCTCCGCTGCGCGTGCTCTTGCCGGTCGTCTTCCCGGCCGCGGGCTTCCGCCGCGCCCCGCTCGCGTCGGAGCGCTTGGCCTTCGAAGCCTTCGGCTCCGGCGGGGTCTGGGAACGCCCGCGTGAGCTGTTGGCGGTGCGCCCGCGGACGATGCCGATGAAGTCCTCCACCAGGTCGGTGGTCTCGTCCTCCCGCCACGAGAGGGCGACGCGCGACTCGGGGGCGTCCGTGACCGTCCGGTAGGTGAGGTCCCTGCGGTGGTGCAGGCGGGCGAGCGACTGCGGGACGAGGAGCAGTCCGACTCCCGCCGCCACCAGCTCGACGGCGTCCGCCGTCGTGGCGGGGCGCTCGATCGCGGGCCGACCGGGCAGGTGCTCCCAGTCCAGGGTGTCGTCCAGGGGGTGCAGCACGATGTCATCGGCCAGATCCTCCGCGGACACCTCGTCGACCGCCGCCACGAGGTGGTCCTTCGGGACCACGACCACCGTCGTCTCGGCGTAGAGGGGGATCGCGCTGAGGTCGGTGCGGTCGGTCGGCAGCCGTACGAACCCGGCGTCGGCGCCACCGTCACGGAGCAGGTCGGACGCCTCGGCAGCGGGTACCGGGATGAGGGTCAGGGGGATGTCGGGCAGCCGCTCGTTCCAGATCCGCACCCACTTGGCCGGTGTCACGCCGGGGACGTATGCGAGCCGGAATGAAGGGGTTACCTCGGAGCCTGTCACTCCGCCAGGTTACCGGTGCTGGTCAGAGGCGTCGCACACGCTCGTTACCCTTGACACCATGACGTCGCACCAGACCACCCAGACCATGAAGCCCGCCACCGCGGCGAAGAAGCTGGGTGTGTACCTCGAGGCCACCCCCGCCGAGTTCCAGGAGGGTGTCGTCTCGCGCAGCGAGTTGAACGCGCTGCAGGCCGATCCGCCCGAGTGGCTCCAGGAGCTGCGGCGCAACGGCCCGCACCCCCGGCCGGTGGTCGCGGCGAAGCTGGGCGTCTCCATCGCCGGTCTCGCGCGCGGCGGAGTCACGGACGCGCTCACCACGGAGCAGATCGACGCCCTGAAGCAGGACCAGCCCGAGTGGCTTCGGAAGGAGCGCGCCACCCAGGCCGAGGTCCGGAAGGAGTCGGCGCGCATCAAGGAGCAGCAGGAGCAGAAGGCGAAGGACGCGGCGCGGGGCGATCGCCGCTGACCGCTTCGTTCCCTCTCGGCGACGCGGTTCCCTGAGGCCGGCTTCAGGCGGAGGCCGGCCGGCCCGACCGTGCGGCCCATCAGTAGTGCTCAAGGTCGCCATGCCGGTGCCGCTGCGGCACCGGCATGGCGACCCCGCCCGCGAAGGACCGGCCGTCCCTCGGCGCGTCAGACGCTCAGCGGCTTCTCCAGCACCGCCTTGCGGTGACTGAACGTCTCGATCGAGTAGCGGCCGTGGTAGTTGCCCATACCGCTCTCCCCCACGCCGCCGAACGGCAGGTCGGAGACGGTGAGATGGGCGAGCGGCAGGCCGTAGCCGAGCCCTCCGGAGGACGTCTCGGCGGCGATGCGCTGCCGGGTCGTGCCGGACGCGGTGAAGACGTACAGGGCGAGGGGCTTGTCGCGGTCGTTGATGAAGTCGATCGCCTCGTCCAGGCCCGGCACCGTGACGATCGGCAGGATCGGGCCGAAGATCTCCTCCCGCATCACGGGCGACTCGGGGTCGACGTCGGCGAGGACGGTCGGCGCGATGTACTTGGCCGTACGGTCGCTGCCGCCGCCGGTGACGACCCGGCCGGAGTCGAGCAGGCCACTGAGCCGGTCGAAGTGACGTTCGTTGACGATGCGCCCGTACTCGCCGGAGGTCTCCGGTTCGGGGCCGTAGAGCGACGAGACGGCGCGGGCGAGCTCCGTCTCCAGGGCGCGGCCGGTCTCCGGGTCGGTCAGGACGTAGTCGGGGGCGACGCAGGTCTGGCCCGCGTTGAGGAACTTGCCGCGCGCGAGACGGTCGGCGACGACGGCGAGGTCCGCGTCGCGGTCGACGAACACCGGGGACTTGCCGCCCAGTTCGAGTGTGACCGGGGTCAGGTGCTCGGCGGCGGCGCGCATCACGATGCGGCCGACCACGCCGTTGCCGGTGTAGAAGATGTGGTCGAAGCGCTCGGCGAGCAGGGCGGTGGTCTCCGGGATGCCGCCCTCGACGACGGCGACCGCATCGGTGTCGAGGTACTGCGGCAGCAGACGCGCGAGGACGGCCGAGGTGGCGGGGGCCAGCTCGCTGGGCTTGACGACGACCGCGTTGCCCGCGGCCAGCGCGCCGATCATCGGCGTGAGCAGAAGCTGCGCCGGATAGTTCCAGGGAGCGATGACCAGCACGACGCCGAGGGGGTCGTACTGCGTCCAGGCCGTCGCGTCGTCACCGAGGTGCGGCGGGACCGGGGCGGACTCGGGGCGCAGCCAGGTGCCGAGGTGGGAAAGCGTGTGGTCGATCTCGCGGACGGTGAAGTCGATCTCCGTGCGGTAGGCCTCGGTGCTGCTCTTGCCCAGGTCCGCGTGGAGGGCGGCGGCGAGGTCCGCGCCATGTGTCGTGAGCATCTCGCGCAGTCGGTCCAGCTGGTCCGTGCGCCACTCGACGGGCTTGGTACGGCCGGTGCGGAAAGTGGCGCGCAGCCGGGCCACGGTGTCGGCGGGCTGCTCGGGGGTGCGGTCGTTCACGATGCCTCGCTGGTCGGAGCACGGGCCCGATGGCCCGTG from Streptomyces avermitilis MA-4680 = NBRC 14893 includes the following:
- a CDS encoding aldehyde dehydrogenase family protein, coding for MNDRTPEQPADTVARLRATFRTGRTKPVEWRTDQLDRLREMLTTHGADLAAALHADLGKSSTEAYRTEIDFTVREIDHTLSHLGTWLRPESAPVPPHLGDDATAWTQYDPLGVVLVIAPWNYPAQLLLTPMIGALAAGNAVVVKPSELAPATSAVLARLLPQYLDTDAVAVVEGGIPETTALLAERFDHIFYTGNGVVGRIVMRAAAEHLTPVTLELGGKSPVFVDRDADLAVVADRLARGKFLNAGQTCVAPDYVLTDPETGRALETELARAVSSLYGPEPETSGEYGRIVNERHFDRLSGLLDSGRVVTGGGSDRTAKYIAPTVLADVDPESPVMREEIFGPILPIVTVPGLDEAIDFINDRDKPLALYVFTASGTTRQRIAAETSSGGLGYGLPLAHLTVSDLPFGGVGESGMGNYHGRYSIETFSHRKAVLEKPLSV
- a CDS encoding MarR family winged helix-turn-helix transcriptional regulator, with amino-acid sequence MAEPSAPADLPEHVQTPQDGLLPAELRAWMLLLAATGAIEQQLRAVVKDALGISHDEFLVLCLLADQPGSGLRMTRIAELLGRPKTRLTYQVACLQHAGLVTRQSVCGDKRGVQVTLTDKARRALSEASVPMADAVSEALARTIGPAQREAMYGLLPTDSCPPDDA
- a CDS encoding AMP-binding protein, with amino-acid sequence MRAPLPTLSPAEAGTSDNLAAVLAGRAERRGWTGRPAFRQGHQVWTHGEVHDLAARTATVLAEHGVRPGDRVLLALPDSLAWVTAFLATARLGAVAVPVNPELTPAEHEFMADDAEAALCVTGPGLERRFAHRRRLGADQLVALAGTASPAADAHPVGPRTPLYIQYTSGTTGRPKGVVHCHGDPGTYHELIGRRLLRITADDVTLSVSKLFFAYGFGNAFVFPLFSGSSAVLVDGRPTPAAVDGLVARHRVTLLYSVPSAYAALVADRAVGHMACFASVRAAVSAGEGMPAGLAEQVAELLGAPVLEQLGSTEAGHAFCANSFDHHHPGTVGRPVPGFEVELRDRSGRPVGAGEEGELWVRGPSLTPGYLNLPEETDRTLVGGWLATRDRARREPDGTYRHLGRTDDMETVGGSTVSPLEVEALLGTHPAVREIAVAAVTDARGAGRLRAFVVPVTPIPVGLEADLVCLARDNLAAVQVPRSVSFVPTLPRTATGKLRRHLVRQGAW
- a CDS encoding aminodeoxychorismate synthase, translating into MKTLLIDNYDSYTYNLFQLIAEVNGEEPVVVLNDAPPDDIPDLRDFANVVVSPGPGHPAKRRDFGIVGELLAAAPVPVLGVCLGHQGIAAGERAWVTPAPEPRHGHLSTVRHNGQDLFEGLPQQFTAVRYHSLSVREPLPLSLEPTAWAEDGVLMGLRHRSRPLWGVQFHPESVLTEFGHRMFVNFRELTASRARETRTAKARTSGTRTTEPPVRPPSPSAEGAGAAPAVLVPRPRRVAPSHRLHTRRIDVAVDAEAAFTRMYTDAPRAFWLDSSRVEEGQSRFSFFGDGTGPLAEFVRYDVESGLCEIERPGRPVRKVRASVFDYLKRQLVTRQVDATGLPFDFTGGYVGYFGYEVKADCGSVNRHRARTPDACWLFADRLIAVDHQDGATYAVCLAENTRQGAQQAADWLDAAMAQLSFVSSAKPTAPPRPTAPRLDAVEPWLVRDRTTYLADIGTCKRELKDGTSYEICLTNAARLPAPYDPYDFYRVLRRLDPAPYAAYLRFGDLDVAGSSPERFLRITRDGVAEARPVKGTAPRGERPEEDARLRDALTTDDKTRAENLVIVDLLRNDLGRVCRTGTVKVTRLMATETCATVHQLVSTVEGRLREGIGAVDCVRVCFPGGSVTGAPKLRTMEIIDSLETEARGVYSGAIGYFGCSGGADLAIASRTAVFTDGEMHLGAGGAIVLGSDPVGEYDEMLLKTAAPMRAHRDRIAGLRPAARTLPLKEAVR
- a CDS encoding M6 family metalloprotease domain-containing protein — protein: MSPDSADRATARAVWSDFCAVSPSPELRDRLRSDLQRIRETNTGLAAHIAPARTPRRPGFDDGTIIPPEEFPAGTPAARIRAAAAERAPLRGTVRVIVVLVDFPDKELTATAQHFRDLFFSENTLEHGSVRDYFKEVTHGLVSISGEVVGPVTLPHTLAWYANNNFGIGRPSGEARANIMARDAAIQADPSINYAPYDNDGNGFVDAFVLVHAGEGGEVTGEPGDLWSHKWTLPKPYPSDGAKIYGYLTIPEDAKIGVCAHELGHLLFGFPDLYDIDGTSEGVGDWCLMSGGSWGGGGDIPVHPSAWCKAQQQWVSTQRVTTDGTLALPDVKNGFEVHQLWKRGAPGREYFLLENRQQTGYDRSLPAPGLLIWHVDENQPDNSDENHYKVGLVQADGCRALEQGGNRGDEGDPYPGSTGNTAFTNGSDPSSHSYAGAETGVSITGVSAPGEVMTAHVSLAPSPTERMTTERMTAERMTAAAGTGARAETTPELAGEILEIQARLAAMEQDLASIASKVLTPLVHTGMQSDAAQMTAAHGNGRPIPQ
- a CDS encoding LysR family substrate-binding domain-containing protein, whose translation is MTGSEVTPSFRLAYVPGVTPAKWVRIWNERLPDIPLTLIPVPAAEASDLLRDGGADAGFVRLPTDRTDLSAIPLYAETTVVVVPKDHLVAAVDEVSAEDLADDIVLHPLDDTLDWEHLPGRPAIERPATTADAVELVAAGVGLLLVPQSLARLHHRRDLTYRTVTDAPESRVALSWREDETTDLVEDFIGIVRGRTANSSRGRSQTPPEPKASKAKRSDASGARRKPAAGKTTGKSTRSGGGGAKPGKRGKPRRRS
- a CDS encoding DUF5997 family protein → MTSHQTTQTMKPATAAKKLGVYLEATPAEFQEGVVSRSELNALQADPPEWLQELRRNGPHPRPVVAAKLGVSIAGLARGGVTDALTTEQIDALKQDQPEWLRKERATQAEVRKESARIKEQQEQKAKDAARGDRR
- a CDS encoding DUF1036 domain-containing protein, whose translation is MSLNLKNNYHQPVWAMVEWHHPNCSDGGDWMKKGWWKIGPGQTSTVFGDDVHAVNPIWYCYAHSSDGLEWRDRFQELVPTHAFEWCSNTADTSSRTILMNEFVVSRPNHVHTFLAP
- a CDS encoding YceI family protein, which encodes MTLAVETGLWQLDRTASTVAVRHKTMWGLVTVKGAFTSISGQGEVEPDGTAHGTITLEAASLDTKNAKRDTHLRSADFFDVENHPEITFAVRTAEAGPGDTVQVAGQLTVRGISRPQSFTARVTRADSDAITLAAEFTADRDQFGMGWNQLSMMRGLTTVTATLRLTRAAA